In Carya illinoinensis cultivar Pawnee chromosome 7, C.illinoinensisPawnee_v1, whole genome shotgun sequence, the following are encoded in one genomic region:
- the LOC122315513 gene encoding lysosomal Pro-X carboxypeptidase, whose product MDMAIKANLSVLALSLLIIGISSCLPSIALQTSRLTSSKWTPRFLGGHSKPLIQNRQQQPHYQYETRYFSQRLDHFSFSDLPSFPQRYLISTEHWVGAQRLGPIFFYCGNEGDIEWFAANTGFVWEIAPRFGAMVVFPEHRYYGQSMPYGSRDEAYKNATTLSYLTAEQALADFAVLLRELKRDFSAEASPVVLFGGSYGGMLASWMRLKYPHVAVGALASSAPILQFEDIVPPETFYDIVSGAFKRESASCFNTVKESWDVLISESLKNDGLLQLTKTFHLCRTLKRAEDLRDWLDSAYSYLAMVNYPYSSDFMMPLPGHPIREVCRKIDGCPQGTSILERIFEGVSVYYNYTGGVDCFQLDDDPHGMDGWNWQACTEMVMPMSSSWDASMFPTYNYNHSSFQEECWKEFKVKPRSGWITTEFGGHDIKTALKKFGSNIIFSNGLLDPWSGGSVLQNISETIVALVTEEGAHHIDLRASSSEDPDWLLEQRATEIKLIKGWISDYYQEKKAIIDM is encoded by the exons ATGGATATGGCGATAAAAGCCAATCTATCCGTTCTCGCCTTATCTCTCCTGATCATCGGTATCTCTTCATGTTTACCGTCGATCGCATTACAGACTTCCCGCCTTACCTCCTCCAAATGGACCCCACGGTTTCTCGGCGGACACTCAAAACCACTGATTCAGAATCGGCAGCAGCAACCACATTACCAGTACGAAACCCGATATTTCTCTCAGCGACTCGACCACTTCAGTTTCTCGGACCTCCCTAGTTTCCCTCAGCGGTACCTCATCAGCACCGAGCACTGGGTGGGGGCGCAGCGCCTTGGCCCCATCTTCTTCTACTGCGGCAATGAGGGTGACATCGAGTGGTTCGCCGCCAACACCGGTTTCGTCTGGGAAATCGCCCCTCGCTTCGGCGCCATGGTGGTTTTTCCCGAA CACCGATACTATGGCCAGTCGATGCCATATGGAAGTAGAGACGAGGCATACAAGAATGCCACCACATTATCCTATCTTACGGCCGAGCAAGCACTCGCGGATTTCGCGGTGTTGCTTCGGGAACTGAAGCGAGATTTTTCCGCCGAGGCTTCTCCTGTGGTGTTGTTTGGTGGATCCTACGGGGGAA TGTTAGCCTCATGGATGAGGCTCAAGTATCCTCATGTTGCAGTTGGTGCGCTTGCTTCTTCTGCTCCGATTCTTCAGTTTGAAGATATTGTGCCACCAGAAACATTTTATGACATCGTTTCTGGTGCTTTCAAG CGTGAAAGTGCCAGCTGTTTCAATACTGTTAAGGAGTCCTGGGACGTCTTAATATCTGAGAGTCTAAAAAATGATGGCCTCCTGCAACTGACCAAAACATTCCACTTATGTag GACCTTAAAGAGGGCTGAAGATCTGAGAGACTGGTTGGACTCTGCTTATAGTTATTTGGCAATGGTGAACTACCCTTACAGTTCTGATTTTATGATGCCGTTACCTGGACATCCAATAAGAGAG GTTTGCAGAAAGATTGACGGTTGTCCTCAAGGCACTAGCATTCTGGAGCGCATATTTGAAGGAGTTAGTGTGTATTACAATTATACTGGAGGTGTTGACTGCTTTCAATTGGATGATGATCCTCATGGCATGGATGGCTGGAACTGGCAG GCATGCACCGAGATGGTTATGCCAATGTCTAGTAGCTGGGATGCGAGCATGTTTCCAACATATAATTATAATCACTCTTCCTTTCAAGAGGAATGCTGGAAGGAGTTCAAGGTGAAACCAAGATCTGGATGGATAACAACGGAATTTGGTGGACAT GATATCAAGACAGCCCTGAAAAAGTTTGGAAGTAATATCATTTTCTCCAATGGCCTATTGGATCCCTGGAGTGGTGGAAG TGTTCTGCAGAACATATCTGAAACTATTGTTGCTCTTGTTACTGAAGAAG